In Corynebacterium guangdongense, one DNA window encodes the following:
- a CDS encoding GtrA family protein: MTVHNAAKADRDHSLKRQLTSFIGIGMFTALIDWGTTMALQFFGVQRELAKVVGWVFGTLAAYMLNSKYTFKAKITPKKAVAVFVLYASTLGIQVFLYWATDAPLQALGLGGVVKDTIAFVIAQGVATVTNFVLQRTVVFKDRKPTRIIEDVRPS, encoded by the coding sequence GTGACCGTTCACAACGCAGCCAAGGCCGACCGCGACCACTCCCTGAAACGACAGCTCACCAGCTTCATCGGAATCGGGATGTTCACCGCGCTCATCGACTGGGGCACCACCATGGCGCTGCAGTTTTTCGGCGTCCAGCGCGAACTGGCGAAGGTCGTCGGCTGGGTGTTCGGCACCCTGGCCGCCTACATGCTCAACTCGAAATACACGTTCAAGGCGAAGATCACCCCGAAGAAGGCCGTCGCCGTCTTCGTGCTCTACGCCAGCACCCTCGGCATCCAGGTCTTCCTCTACTGGGCGACCGACGCCCCCCTGCAGGCCCTCGGCCTCGGAGGAGTGGTCAAGGACACCATAGCCTTCGTCATCGCCCAGGGTGTGGCGACCGTCACGAACTTCGTGCTCCAGCGCACCGTCGTATTCAAGGATCGCAAGCCCACCCGAATCATCGAGGACGTGCGGCCGAGCTAG
- a CDS encoding CPBP family intramembrane glutamic endopeptidase has translation MSRLFARDQLRHFFLWLTFYLLLSVAAVNIGLALGWSVQASAAPPLGALAVVLALYLWRTGIGKRIGLGVPADVPARRVWFHLPLLLLVALPLAFGFRTDLAAPVVGAVLAHALFVGFLEEVLFRGMLLQALLQKNRPVWAVMVSALTFGVGHAFSLLIGQGAEDTALQIVNATVVGLIFTLVVMATGNLHAVIVAHVLYNAVAALARPTDGVVHVVAGAVVLVVYGGWLLYGAGVRDRLRVAPTSSAARPR, from the coding sequence ATGAGTCGCTTATTCGCACGTGATCAGCTCCGGCACTTCTTTCTCTGGCTCACCTTCTACCTGCTCCTCTCCGTGGCCGCGGTCAACATCGGACTCGCCCTGGGGTGGTCCGTCCAGGCGTCGGCGGCGCCGCCACTGGGTGCCCTGGCCGTCGTCCTGGCCCTCTACCTGTGGCGCACCGGCATCGGGAAGCGGATCGGGCTGGGCGTCCCCGCCGACGTTCCCGCCCGGCGGGTGTGGTTCCACCTCCCGCTTCTTCTCCTGGTGGCCCTGCCGCTCGCCTTCGGGTTCCGCACCGATCTGGCGGCCCCTGTGGTGGGTGCCGTCCTCGCCCACGCCCTGTTCGTGGGGTTCCTCGAGGAGGTACTGTTCCGCGGGATGCTGCTGCAGGCGCTGCTGCAGAAGAACCGGCCGGTCTGGGCCGTAATGGTCAGCGCGCTGACCTTCGGCGTCGGGCATGCATTCAGCCTCCTCATCGGGCAGGGCGCGGAGGACACGGCGCTGCAGATCGTCAACGCCACGGTCGTCGGGCTGATCTTCACCCTGGTGGTGATGGCTACCGGGAACCTGCACGCCGTCATCGTGGCGCATGTCCTCTACAACGCCGTGGCCGCGCTGGCGAGACCGACGGACGGGGTGGTGCATGTGGTCGCGGGCGCTGTGGTCCTGGTCGTCTACGGCGGTTGGCTGCTCTACGGCGCGGGGGTCCGGGACAGGCTGCGAGTGGCCCCGACTAGCTCGGCCGCACGTCCTCGATGA
- a CDS encoding FAD-binding oxidoreductase, with amino-acid sequence MELHTTEKSLTGWGRTAPSSAQVLATADVDAIKAAVARVADQNSTLPESKRRGVIARGMGRSYGDPAQNGGGLVIDMQPLNRIHSIDPDTALVDVDGGVTLDQLMRAAVPYGLWVPVLPGTRQVTIGGAIGPDIHGKNHHTAGSFGNHVVSMELLVADGRVLHLEPNGSTDDPSGELFWATVGGMGLTGIILRAVIKMTKVETAYFISDTVRTNNLDETVAEHSNGAEENYEYSSAWFDAIRPEPHLGRATISRGSMATLAQLEEFAPKLAKDPLKFSAPQLMTVPDIFPSFTINKYTLMAIGELYYAMGADSKNDIKNLTQFYQPLDMIGEWNRGYGPAGFLQYQFVVPTEAVEPFKDIIRDIQASGHYSALNVFKLFGEGNKAPLSYPMKGWNVCVDFPIRKGLHAFLDELDKRVMEFGGRLYLAKESRTSAENFHTMYPGMEGWLKTRNEIDPTGVFASDMSRRLELH; translated from the coding sequence ATGGAACTTCACACAACTGAGAAATCACTGACCGGCTGGGGACGCACCGCGCCTTCCTCCGCACAGGTGCTGGCCACAGCCGACGTGGACGCCATCAAGGCCGCCGTCGCCCGGGTGGCGGACCAGAACTCCACACTGCCCGAGTCGAAGCGCCGCGGCGTCATCGCCCGGGGCATGGGCCGCTCCTACGGCGACCCGGCCCAGAACGGCGGCGGCCTCGTCATCGACATGCAGCCGCTCAACCGCATCCACTCCATTGACCCGGACACCGCACTGGTCGACGTCGACGGCGGCGTCACCCTCGATCAGCTCATGCGCGCGGCCGTCCCCTACGGCCTGTGGGTTCCGGTCCTGCCGGGCACCCGCCAGGTCACCATCGGCGGCGCCATCGGGCCGGACATCCACGGCAAGAACCACCACACCGCCGGCTCCTTCGGCAACCACGTCGTCTCCATGGAGCTGCTCGTCGCCGACGGCCGCGTCCTGCACCTGGAGCCGAACGGTTCCACGGACGACCCCTCGGGCGAGCTGTTCTGGGCCACCGTCGGCGGCATGGGCCTGACCGGCATCATCCTGCGCGCGGTCATCAAGATGACGAAGGTCGAGACGGCCTACTTCATCTCCGACACGGTGCGCACCAACAACCTCGACGAGACCGTCGCCGAGCACTCCAACGGCGCCGAGGAGAACTACGAGTACTCCTCCGCCTGGTTCGACGCGATCCGCCCGGAGCCGCACCTGGGCCGCGCCACCATTTCCCGTGGTTCCATGGCCACCCTGGCCCAGCTGGAGGAGTTCGCCCCGAAGCTGGCCAAGGACCCGCTGAAGTTCTCCGCCCCGCAGCTGATGACGGTGCCGGACATCTTCCCGTCGTTCACGATCAACAAATACACCCTGATGGCCATCGGTGAGCTGTACTACGCGATGGGCGCGGACTCGAAGAACGACATCAAGAACCTCACCCAGTTCTACCAGCCGCTCGACATGATCGGCGAGTGGAACCGCGGCTACGGCCCAGCCGGCTTCCTGCAGTACCAGTTCGTCGTCCCGACCGAGGCCGTCGAGCCGTTCAAGGACATCATCCGCGACATCCAGGCCTCCGGCCACTACTCGGCGCTGAACGTGTTCAAGCTCTTCGGCGAGGGCAACAAGGCGCCGCTGTCCTACCCGATGAAGGGCTGGAACGTCTGCGTCGACTTCCCGATCCGCAAGGGCCTGCACGCCTTCCTCGACGAGCTGGACAAGCGCGTCATGGAGTTCGGCGGCCGTCTGTACCTGGCCAAGGAGTCCCGCACCTCCGCCGAGAACTTCCACACCATGTACCCGGGCATGGAAGGCTGGCTGAAGACCCGCAACGAGATCGACCCGACCGGCGTCTTCGCCTCCGACATGTCCCGTCGACTGGAACTGCACTAA